A single window of Pelodiscus sinensis isolate JC-2024 unplaced genomic scaffold, ASM4963464v1 ctg57, whole genome shotgun sequence DNA harbors:
- the LOC142824233 gene encoding uncharacterized protein LOC142824233 produces the protein MGASVIWLLPSRSSNVTATSRPLRNLQEQKMSSLLLQRGHGKGLSGRCITSPLDGNSTLCIPTNSADPESNSENQRGFSPCHSSSASLDKTTVVSIPPQNVPITTMPLTSPPRPPLPEPGITASPQTREPSPDSVVHKWFGVDEQLCSEAVKTVLLNSRRQTTRSSYVAKWKRFVVWCGENDTQPHSAPMHTILDYILSLHQSGLSMSTLRVHLSAITAFHSTIGGHSVFTHPMTKRLLKGIANLKPPRRPIPPSWNLDLVLDALLYPPFEPLATTSLPMLNSKVVFLLAITSSRRVSELAALMATPSYTVFTKDSVTLRTHPAFIPKVATQFHVNEPVVLPVFYPKPHTSNRDSLLHTLDVRRALAFYIDRTRAWRKTDRLIVSIADRSKDNAFSSQRLSNIIVSCITMCHTMRNKPLQTVPRAHSTRAMATSTAFARGVSLSEICRAATWSSNLPFVNHYAIVRRWIPESSVSSAVFSVIDKPELQECTGSTATKSP, from the coding sequence atgggtgcatcagtgatctggctgctcccctcaagatccagcaacgtgacagccACAAGTAGACCCCTTCGCAACCTACAAGAACAAAAAATGTCATCTTTATTGCTCCAGAGGGGGCATGGGAAAGGACTCTCTGGGCGATGCATTACTAGTCCGTTGGACGGCAACTCTACACTATGCATTCCCACCAACAGTGCTGATCCCGAGAGTAATTCAGAAAATCAGAGAGGGTTCAGCCCATGTCATTCTTCTAGCGCCAGCCTGGACAAGACAACCGTGGTATCCATTCCTCCACAGAATGTCCCGATTACCACCATGCCCCTTACCTCTCCTCCCAGACCTCCTCTCCCAGAACCAGGAATTACTGCTTCACCCCAAACCAGAGAACCTTCACCTGACAGCGTGGTTCATAAGTGGTTCGGGGTAGATGAGCAACTCTGTTCAGAAGCGGTAAAGACTGTATTGTTGAACAGCAGGAGGCAAACCACAAGAAGCTCTTATGTGGCAAAATGGAAGAGATTTGTGGTTTGGTGTGGCGAAAATGACACTCAACCGCATTCTGCACCAATGCATACGATCCTTGATTATATTCTATCTTTACACCAGTCGGGTCTCTCTATGTCTACCCTACGGGTTCACCTCTCTGCAATTACTGCCTTCCATTCCACCATCGGAGGTCATTCAGTATTCACTCACCCTATGACAAAAAGGCTGCTTAAGGGGATAGCTAATCTTAAACCCCCACGAAGGCCCATTCCTCCTTCTTGGAACTTGGATCTGGTACTTGATGCATTACTGTACCCGCCTTTTGAGCCTCTAGCCACCACTTCGTTACCAATGCTCAATAGCAAGGTGGTGTTCTTGTTGGCCATTACATCCTCCCGCAGGGTCAGTGAACTGGCAGCGTTAATGGCAACACCATCTTACACAGTTTTTACCAAGGACTCAGTTACGCTACGTACTCATCCAGCCTTTATTCCTAAGGTCGCTACGCAATTTCATGTTAACGAACCAGTCGTTTTGCCTGTTTTTTATCCTAAGCCCCATACTTCAAATCGGGACTCCTTACTTCATACCCTAGATGTACGTCGAGCATTGgcattctatatagacagaacacgGGCCTGGCGTAAGACTGATCGATTAATAGTGTCTATAGCAGATCGTTCCAAGGACAATGCATTTTCCTCCCAACGCCTCTCTAATATCATAGTCTCCTGTATCACCATGTGCCATACAATGCGCAACAAGCCACTCCAGACTGTACCTAGAGCACATTCGACGAGGGCGATGGCAACTTCCACTGCTTTTGCCAGAGGAGTTTCTCTGTCGGAAATCTGCAGAGCAGCCACATGGTCTTCCAATCTGCCTTTTGTGAACCACTACGCAATAGTGCGCAGATGGATACCTGAATCTTCAGTGTCTTCAGCAGTGTTTTCAGTCATTGATAAACCGGAACTCCAGGAATGCACTGGGAGCACTGCTACGAAGtcaccatga